The Flavobacterium psychrophilum genome includes a region encoding these proteins:
- a CDS encoding TonB-dependent receptor, which yields MHKQTQVILSILSLIGISATAQQTVSDTIKPPKVTQLEEVVVTTGQIEPQSLRKSIQNVKVITRQDIERLAANNLADVLNQSLNINVRTNGESGRSTVSMFGLDGQYFKILIDNIPVISEQGLGNNVDLTQINLNDVERIEIIEGSMGVTHGANAVSGILNIITKKSSLDKWEINAAIQEETVGSEYALFDKGRHIQSLKVSNNISENWFVSVGANRNDFAGFYDNKKGVNYTGNDTLRGYSSWLPKEQIITNALINYNKDNFRVFYKFDYLNEVIDYASPFVTPIPNYPFEDTYYSKDRRYYVERFYHHLNSYGKLFGDINYNISLSYQKQTRDLETFDYLILSRDEIKNDRFTYLSKEVLYSTGMFTNFFKSELIDFQLGYELVNDKGFADGRAGLFLNDSGQRESKRARLENYDIYASAEIKCTERFSIRPGFRYSFQSAFENQQASSIGFRYLFNKNLEVRASFGKSYKTPNFDELYTYFVDSNHNVQGNENLVPENSMSYEGSVKKTTYFDSGLVLSNSIVVTHLNVEDKISLVLAAVDPVPAYQYLNINNYKTWNFSTLHQLAYKDFEAKVGASLAGVAQRLDTGAENAVSSDDYLYSLQLNGSLGYTVPKWNTVFALYYKFNGRFQQYQQGVDADGETTFELSKVPSFSMMDASITKTFLDKNLGLTVGARNLLNVKNVQTTQASGTGGHAGPSSTLPLGYGTSFFVKLSYNLNFN from the coding sequence ATGCACAAGCAAACACAAGTAATCCTATCTATATTATCCCTGATTGGTATTAGCGCCACAGCACAACAAACCGTATCAGACACCATAAAACCTCCTAAAGTGACCCAACTTGAAGAAGTAGTTGTTACTACAGGACAGATTGAACCTCAGTCATTAAGAAAATCAATTCAGAATGTTAAGGTTATCACCAGGCAAGATATTGAGCGCCTTGCAGCTAACAACCTCGCCGATGTTTTAAATCAATCTTTAAATATTAACGTTAGAACCAACGGAGAAAGTGGACGATCTACCGTTTCTATGTTTGGACTTGACGGCCAATATTTTAAAATTCTTATAGATAACATACCTGTTATTAGTGAACAGGGACTTGGAAATAACGTAGACCTTACACAGATTAACCTTAACGATGTAGAGCGTATCGAGATAATAGAGGGCTCAATGGGGGTAACACACGGAGCCAATGCTGTAAGTGGAATATTAAATATCATTACCAAAAAATCTTCACTGGATAAATGGGAGATTAATGCAGCAATTCAGGAAGAAACTGTAGGTAGTGAATATGCTTTGTTTGATAAAGGGCGACATATACAATCGCTTAAGGTATCTAATAATATTTCAGAGAACTGGTTTGTGTCGGTAGGAGCTAACAGAAACGATTTTGCCGGGTTTTATGATAATAAGAAAGGTGTAAATTATACAGGTAATGATACGTTAAGGGGCTATAGCTCATGGCTACCTAAAGAACAGATAATTACTAATGCACTTATTAATTACAATAAAGACAATTTTAGGGTATTCTATAAATTTGATTACCTGAATGAAGTTATAGATTATGCAAGTCCTTTTGTAACGCCTATACCAAATTATCCCTTTGAAGATACTTACTACTCTAAAGACAGACGATATTATGTAGAAAGATTTTACCACCATTTAAATTCTTATGGAAAGTTATTTGGTGATATCAATTATAACATATCGCTTTCATACCAAAAGCAGACGAGGGATCTTGAAACTTTTGATTACCTTATTTTGAGCAGGGATGAAATTAAAAATGACAGATTTACTTATCTGTCTAAAGAAGTTCTATATTCCACTGGTATGTTCACAAACTTCTTCAAAAGTGAACTTATAGACTTTCAATTGGGGTATGAATTGGTTAATGATAAGGGATTTGCAGATGGCAGGGCCGGTTTATTTTTAAATGATTCGGGACAGCGTGAATCTAAAAGGGCAAGACTTGAAAATTATGATATCTATGCTTCAGCAGAGATAAAATGTACCGAGAGATTTTCAATACGTCCGGGATTTAGGTATTCTTTTCAATCAGCGTTTGAAAATCAACAGGCATCATCTATAGGTTTCAGATACCTGTTTAATAAAAATCTTGAGGTGAGGGCATCATTTGGTAAGTCATACAAAACACCAAATTTTGACGAACTATATACATACTTTGTAGATAGCAACCATAATGTACAGGGAAATGAAAATTTAGTACCTGAAAACAGTATGTCTTATGAAGGTAGTGTAAAAAAGACAACATACTTTGATTCTGGTCTTGTGCTTTCTAACAGTATTGTTGTAACGCATCTTAATGTTGAAGACAAAATAAGTTTGGTATTGGCAGCAGTAGATCCCGTTCCTGCATACCAATATCTAAACATTAACAATTATAAAACCTGGAATTTTTCTACGCTTCACCAGTTAGCGTATAAAGATTTTGAAGCGAAGGTTGGAGCTTCTCTTGCAGGAGTAGCACAAAGATTGGATACAGGGGCTGAAAATGCTGTTTCCAGCGATGATTATCTGTATTCGCTTCAGTTAAACGGAAGTCTTGGCTACACGGTTCCCAAATGGAATACTGTTTTTGCACTGTATTATAAATTTAACGGACGTTTCCAGCAATACCAGCAGGGTGTTGACGCTGATGGGGAAACTACATTTGAATTATCTAAAGTGCCATCGTTTAGTATGATGGATGCTTCTATAACCAAAACTTTCCTGGATAAAAACCTTGGGCTTACCGTTGGAGCAAGGAACCTGCTTAATGTGAAAAATGTACAAACAACACAGGCTTCAGGTACAGGTGGTCATGCCGGCCCATCGTCAACATTGCCATTGGGTTACGGCACATCATTTTTTGTAAAACTATCGTATAATCTTAATTTTAATTAA